In the genome of Thermoproteus tenax Kra 1, the window CTATTGGTGGCTCTAATAAGTCTCTCCCTCATAGAGAAGCAAGAGGACCCCTCGGCCTATTTTAACTACGCCTAATGGGCCTAGGGGCGTAGTAGGCGAAGAGAGCCTTTAAGACGCCCCTGGCCAATATGTAAAATATTAATGATATTAGCAATAACGCTAGGTACGCCCCGAAACCTGCATACACTTGCATATGTAAATTAGCCAAACATGCAGGCAACGAGGCAACCGATGTAGTGACAGCTTGGCATATTTCATTGAGGATAGGGTCTATGAGCGGAGTTATCGCTGAGGCTGAAACAACAAGCGATATTGTAGCCAGAGCGACAGCGCCGTTTAACAACTTGTTGGCCGAGCCATACTCGCCCCTCATGACGCCCGATTTAGAGAGATATCCCGATACTGCTGAGAATATAGATGTAAGGAACGAGGCTATCAACATAACGTTGGGCAATTCGCCGAAGATAAAGTAGCTGGGCAAGCCCAGGCCGATATATACTGAGATGCCCAAGACCGAGGCGACAATCGACAATAAGACGGCGCTCCAGATACGCTTGCTGTATTGGGCCCGCCTATCCTCTATCTCCTTGAGGGTTCTGGCGCGGCTCATCTGAGATAGACCACCTCTCTAATTTTTACTTTACAGTTAGGGCATATGAGCAACCTCTCAAGCACCCTCACGCCGCTCCCGTACTCTATCCTCATCACTTTGCTATCTTCCCTCATGGGTTTCCCACACGAGGGGCACAACATCAAGTATTCTAAATCCACTGACACTCAGCCTACGACAACTCGTTAATAAAAAGATTCTTTAAATCGGGGAAATCCTACCAACATGGAGAAAGTTGAGATAGAGCGCTTAGTTGAAAGAATAAAGGCCGGCGAGAACTTGGAGGTGCAGGGCTATGAGGGCGACTATGCTCTAGTGGATAAGGTCAAGGGGATAGTGAAGGGCGAGATATCCAGCGACGAGCTATCGGATCTAAGGAAGAGAAAGCCGAGAGGAGGCCCCACTAAGGAGCAGCTCGAGATAGCGGGCAATATCGCCAGAGTTCTGGCTCAAAATAAGACGCCCTTCAAGGTCATATTCGGGCCCAAAGAGGTCACGATAAGGGTGGGCAAGGGGTTCATAAGGCTGACGACCGATGTAAGAATTGCTGGATTCTCAAGCCCGCACGAACATCCTCTACCTTTAATAATGGGCTTGCTCGGACAATACGGCGACGTTAAGTTTCTGAAGCCTCTTAAATAGCCATGAGTTTTATATTGAGGTAAGGCAAAGCTCAAGTGATCTCCTCAGTTTTGATATCGGAGAGATACCCTGAGCTCCCAATAAAGTTCAAGGAGAGGGAGATATGTGTGGCCGCCTCCAGAGAGGGCCCCCAGATAGCAGACAGGTGCCACGACGCCAGCTACTTAGTTGTAAAGCCCTATGAGGGCGTCCTTCAAGCGAAGGATTCGTTGGAGCCCTACGGGACAGGCGGGCGCGAGATAGAGTTCATCGACTTCTATATGATTGACGGTCTCGGTATAAGCAGGTATAGGCTAGTCAACAAAGGTGGGCGCGTAAGCCAGAGGAGGCTCGTCGAGATAGATCTGTTTCAAGGGTTTGTGAAATCGGGTTTATACGGAGAAGTAGAGAGAGCCTTCGAGAACTATCTGAGGGGCTATTCCTCAACTTGTATTTTCGGCTGTCTAGCCTCGCTGGCTCTGGCGGGCTTTTCGGAGAACATATACGACATAGTAAGGGGCATGTCCAAGCGCGGAAAGATCTTCTATTCTCCCGGAGTGGCCATATATTTAGACGTAAAGGGTAAAGTCAGCGCGATCGTCGAGATAGCATCTCCGGCATCCCACGTGGAGCTCTTTAGAGAGTTGGTAATGGAGTTCTTTAGAGAGTCGAGGGGGCTCCACTGGGCGTATATGGGCAGGCTGGCTGTCTCGCGCCCCTCGCTCTTCCTCGACATATTTATGCCGAGGGTCGTTGGCCGGCCTCCCTAGAGAATATGAGGTTAGAGCGTCCTTGTCTTCTGACTTCGACGAGTCCCCTCTCGGCGAGTCTCCTCACAGCCTTGTGGACAGTGCTCTTAGGCAAGCCTAGGTCTCTCACTATATCGCTCTGATAAGCCATACCGCCTCGCTCTCTTATGTATTGGAGTATCTGTCCATCTACATCAAAGGGAGACTCCTCCTCCTGCGTCTGTGCATTTTTTAACACTTTGAATATTCTTTTACGCCCCGTGAGGATAGCCCATATCAATATAGCGAGCTGTAGCGCAAACAATAGATAGCTCAACATTCCTTGAACACCCCCTTCAAGGAGTCGGCTATATTGAGGACGTCTATGAGACTTTTAATGCCTAAGGTCGCCTCGAAGCCCACCAGAAGCTTGTCGACATTGGCGCCCATCCCCTTAATCTTCTCCAGGAGGCAGTCCGAGGTGGAGTATACCCGCAGCCTTCTGCTGACACAGTCGCACTCAAAAACTGCCACTCGCCCGCCAGAGACGAGGGATCTTCGGAGCCTTACGATGCCCTTATCCTTTAACACGAGCCACCCCTCAGATGCGAGCATCTCGGCGAGATCTAGCAATAGCTGGCTGGGCATGGCGGCGCAGAGCGACGCAAGCGACTCCTCAAGTCCCTCTAGAGGCGGCGTTATCCTAAGCCGGACTCCATCGTCCTCGATCTTTACCTCCATGCTCCTGAGAGACAAGAAGGCCGCGGTCCGCTCTAGCTCCGGCGCCTCAAAAATGAGGAAGTCTTCCTCCCTCTTTAGATCGCACACGGTCGGCACACCTCGCATTTATAAAAAGGTTTAATCGAATATTCTTTAAAGCTCGACGGCCAGATCCACGTGCCTCGCAACACCCTAGGGCCCTTTCTTAGCTTCAAGGAGAAGTACTTGAGGAGGGTGCTCGACGGCGATAAAAAAGTCACTATAAGGCTCGGGGCCTTAAGGCCACGCTTCCAGTTGGTCTACATAGTGTGTTGCGATATGATATATGGCGAAGCCATAATAACAGGAGTGGAATATCTCAGACTGAGGGACGTT includes:
- a CDS encoding Zn finger protein, with protein sequence MSVDLEYLMLCPSCGKPMREDSKVMRIEYGSGVRVLERLLICPNCKVKIREVVYLR
- a CDS encoding helix-turn-helix transcriptional regulator is translated as MLSYLLFALQLAILIWAILTGRKRIFKVLKNAQTQEEESPFDVDGQILQYIRERGGMAYQSDIVRDLGLPKSTVHKAVRRLAERGLVEVRRQGRSNLIFSREAGQRPSA
- a CDS encoding ASCH domain-containing protein; protein product: MPRNTLGPFLSFKEKYLRRVLDGDKKVTIRLGALRPRFQLVYIVCCDMIYGEAIITGVEYLRLRDVPLDVLRADGFNSLEEALAELKSLYPDISANDIVSVVRFIVVRRYERPVPTSLAGKRQ